The following are from one region of the Hydrogenimonas sp. SS33 genome:
- a CDS encoding YkgJ family cysteine cluster protein — protein sequence MSDLITKEGYDFAFDPKACESCEGNCCIGESGHIWVSVQKIPEMAGYLGLSPEAFIKRYLEKVGYRFTIKEKVVVEGEYDCIFFDRRTKRCAIYPVRPLQCRTYPFWDYFKEHEEELRRECPGICPLPC from the coding sequence ATGTCAGATCTGATCACCAAAGAGGGGTACGATTTCGCCTTCGACCCGAAGGCGTGCGAAAGCTGTGAAGGGAACTGTTGCATCGGCGAGAGCGGCCATATCTGGGTCAGCGTGCAGAAGATTCCGGAAATGGCCGGATACCTGGGGCTCAGCCCCGAGGCGTTCATTAAGCGCTATTTGGAAAAAGTAGGGTATCGTTTCACTATCAAAGAGAAAGTGGTGGTCGAGGGAGAGTACGACTGTATCTTCTTCGACCGCCGTACGAAACGGTGCGCCATCTATCCGGTACGCCCGCTGCAGTGCCGCACCTATCCCTTCTGGGACTATTTCAAAGAACACGAAGAGGAATTGAGACGAGAATGTCCAGGTATCTGTCCATTGCCCTGTTGA
- the flgH gene encoding flagellar basal body L-ring protein FlgH — protein sequence MRRVHTLSLLAVIVLYSGCSTHQADAKIDFKPPKYVEQVPPRENVRSIYNPGSLFGRGDNPVFSDKKAMNVNDIVTVVINENILSSSSGSKKIKRTTNDKLGGAVFAGGPGALAGKVNKVSDISVGIDSSNTFQGSGSNQRQEKFTTTISARIIKILENGNYFIDGRREMLLDGQKQVLHVSGVIRPEDISQTNMIDSKYIADAKILYETQGDVKEATEKGWGTKAVESIWPF from the coding sequence ATGAGAAGAGTCCATACGTTGTCGCTGCTGGCTGTCATCGTCCTCTACAGCGGATGCAGTACCCATCAGGCCGATGCGAAGATCGACTTCAAACCGCCCAAATATGTGGAGCAGGTCCCGCCGAGGGAAAACGTCCGCTCCATCTACAATCCGGGCAGCCTCTTCGGGCGGGGGGACAACCCGGTCTTCTCCGACAAGAAGGCGATGAATGTCAACGACATCGTCACCGTTGTCATCAATGAGAATATCCTCTCTTCCTCTTCGGGAAGCAAAAAGATCAAACGTACCACCAACGACAAACTGGGCGGTGCCGTTTTTGCCGGAGGACCCGGCGCTTTGGCGGGTAAAGTCAATAAAGTGAGTGACATCAGTGTCGGCATCGACTCTTCCAACACTTTCCAGGGAAGCGGTTCGAACCAGCGCCAGGAGAAGTTCACGACGACCATTTCGGCAAGAATCATCAAGATTCTCGAAAACGGCAACTACTTCATCGACGGCCGGAGGGAGATGCTGCTAGATGGCCAGAAACAGGTCCTCCATGTCAGCGGAGTGATCCGCCCCGAAGATATCTCCCAGACCAACATGATCGACTCCAAATATATCGCCGACGCCAAGATCCTCTACGAAACCCAGGGGGATGTCAAAGAGGCGACCGAAAAAGGGTGGGGTACCAAAGCCGTCGAATCGATCTGGCCTTTCTGA
- the trpC gene encoding indole-3-glycerol phosphate synthase TrpC, translating into MILDEIIARTRVDLEKKKKEYPLEWLGRSLAYNNYPPRDVHKVLRSTPENPYRIIAEVKKASPSKGVIREDFDPLLIGKAYEEGGADALSVLTEPHYFKGDIEYLTQLRRYVPMPLLRKDFIIDKYQLVEALVYGADFVLLIAKALTRKELKELLEYTWHLGMEALVEIHDKKDLIKAIFAGANIIGINHRNLETFEMDMSLSERLIPLIPNSKIIVAESGIHDHEQVKHLHEVGADAFLVGEHFMRQEDIAGALRKLKYGEE; encoded by the coding sequence GTGATACTCGACGAAATCATCGCACGGACCAGGGTCGACCTGGAAAAGAAGAAGAAGGAGTACCCGCTGGAGTGGCTGGGGCGCTCCCTGGCCTACAACAACTACCCTCCCAGAGATGTCCACAAAGTGTTGCGCTCGACGCCGGAGAACCCCTACCGCATCATCGCGGAGGTCAAGAAAGCGAGCCCCTCGAAAGGAGTCATACGGGAAGATTTCGACCCGCTGCTCATCGGCAAAGCTTACGAAGAGGGCGGGGCGGACGCCCTTTCGGTACTGACGGAACCCCACTACTTCAAAGGGGATATCGAGTATCTGACTCAGCTGCGCCGCTATGTGCCGATGCCCCTACTGCGCAAAGATTTCATCATCGACAAGTACCAGCTGGTGGAGGCACTGGTCTACGGGGCCGATTTCGTACTGCTGATCGCCAAGGCGCTGACGCGCAAGGAACTCAAGGAGCTTCTTGAGTATACCTGGCACCTGGGGATGGAGGCGCTTGTGGAGATCCACGACAAAAAAGACCTGATCAAGGCGATCTTCGCCGGTGCCAACATCATCGGTATCAACCACCGCAACCTGGAGACCTTCGAAATGGACATGAGCCTGAGCGAACGGCTCATTCCCCTCATTCCCAACTCCAAGATCATCGTCGCCGAAAGCGGCATACACGACCACGAGCAGGTGAAGCATCTGCACGAGGTGGGCGCCGACGCCTTTTTGGTCGGCGAACACTTCATGCGCCAGGAGGATATCGCCGGCGCATTGCGAAAACTTAAATATGGGGAAGAGTGA
- the kdsB gene encoding 3-deoxy-manno-octulosonate cytidylyltransferase → MIIIPARLASTRFPEKVLAEIGGVPMVVATARAVEKVDETVVATDSEKVADVCARYGVRAVMTSPEHQSGTDRIDEAATRLGLDASEIVLNVQADEPFIEPDVVETLKRLVERHRHDERTMICSLYKSVTTDAVKDANLVKVVTDESGYALYFSRAPIPYDRDGTGAAYKGHLGLYGFTRSMLSRFCTLPHAPLEHTEKLEQLRALSHGYRIAMAEVETKSFGIDTPEDLQKALQNR, encoded by the coding sequence ATGATCATCATTCCCGCCCGTTTGGCATCGACCAGGTTTCCCGAAAAAGTGCTCGCGGAAATCGGGGGCGTCCCCATGGTCGTCGCGACGGCCAGAGCCGTCGAAAAAGTCGACGAAACGGTGGTCGCCACCGACAGTGAAAAGGTCGCCGATGTCTGTGCCCGATACGGTGTCAGAGCCGTCATGACGAGCCCCGAGCACCAAAGCGGCACCGACCGCATCGACGAAGCCGCCACACGGCTGGGGCTGGATGCGTCGGAGATTGTCCTCAACGTGCAAGCCGACGAGCCCTTCATCGAACCCGACGTGGTCGAAACCCTCAAACGGCTCGTCGAACGCCACCGCCACGACGAAAGGACGATGATCTGCTCCCTATACAAAAGCGTCACCACCGACGCGGTGAAAGATGCAAACCTGGTGAAGGTGGTCACCGACGAAAGCGGCTACGCCCTCTACTTCTCCCGCGCACCCATCCCCTACGACCGTGACGGCACCGGCGCGGCATACAAAGGGCACCTCGGCCTCTACGGCTTTACCCGCAGCATGCTCTCACGCTTCTGCACCCTGCCCCACGCCCCGCTGGAGCATACGGAAAAGCTCGAACAGCTCCGCGCCCTCTCCCACGGCTACCGCATCGCCATGGCGGAGGTGGAGACGAAAAGTTTCGGCATCGACACCCCGGAAGACCTGCAAAAGGCGCTGCAGAATCGTTAG
- a CDS encoding FIST N-terminal domain-containing protein has translation MQTYSVLYDSVLTFHFLPTEEINRAKSVLVIVQSSFTSHRTIEKILHECSIFFPDAIIVGGHSYGGVHDTTILEEKTLITIHTFDKTRIHVHALEDIKRDECIEAGRRLCKKVLRRDTKLLLLFSDTLGVDSEALFRGIVKTGGGVPLSGCMTADRGKYYETAVFYGEKPLYKGAVLVALNGSKLNVDLQRYDFVKPVGPSFRIDNAEKDRVHRIDGERAFDFYAERLGEEFAKGLPANSLKISLFSCDKEYCRNIIGKDEDGTLRYAGHLEEGGEWKFALFDHEKRCEIVIPTEPYESCILFGDASQLAQEKAMLHPVVEGFGEKLNTTGMFGYGQFFHDGEKALLLNRAFVTVCLGESYIDGIGEERTVKLHLRSLWYEPDPLTAKAILHLGEFLVSGSDLCMEALTQLSQVTDRGVIIYNEKLKPLAANDMAKTILGLDLKLLQEYSLKQLEEWIVELMEAAVRGEYRTRVGSILDPTSGEMMPLRIEVVPLKKDHFILGGIAYIFPEGMHERG, from the coding sequence ATGCAAACCTATTCCGTCCTTTATGACAGTGTACTGACTTTCCATTTTCTCCCGACTGAAGAGATCAATCGTGCGAAATCGGTCCTGGTCATCGTACAAAGCAGTTTTACCTCCCATCGGACGATTGAAAAGATTCTGCATGAGTGCTCCATCTTCTTTCCCGACGCAATCATCGTGGGAGGGCACTCCTACGGCGGTGTCCATGATACTACCATTCTGGAAGAAAAGACCCTCATAACCATCCACACTTTCGACAAAACCCGGATCCATGTCCATGCTCTCGAAGACATCAAACGGGATGAGTGTATTGAGGCCGGCAGGAGACTCTGCAAAAAGGTACTTCGTCGCGATACGAAACTGCTTCTTCTCTTCAGTGACACGCTTGGAGTGGACAGTGAAGCACTGTTTCGGGGCATCGTAAAGACGGGCGGAGGTGTTCCCCTGTCGGGATGCATGACCGCAGACCGGGGGAAGTATTACGAAACAGCGGTTTTTTATGGAGAAAAACCGCTTTACAAAGGAGCTGTCCTCGTCGCGCTGAACGGCTCCAAACTGAATGTTGATCTGCAACGGTATGACTTTGTCAAACCCGTCGGCCCCTCTTTTCGCATCGACAATGCTGAAAAAGACCGGGTTCACCGTATCGATGGAGAGCGGGCTTTCGACTTCTATGCTGAGAGGCTGGGAGAAGAGTTCGCAAAGGGCCTTCCGGCCAACTCCCTGAAAATTTCACTTTTCTCCTGTGACAAGGAGTACTGCAGAAATATTATAGGAAAAGACGAGGACGGAACCCTGCGGTATGCCGGCCACCTTGAAGAGGGAGGGGAATGGAAATTCGCCCTTTTTGACCATGAAAAAAGATGTGAGATCGTTATTCCGACGGAGCCTTACGAATCCTGCATACTTTTCGGTGACGCCTCACAATTGGCCCAGGAGAAAGCGATGCTTCACCCCGTTGTCGAAGGGTTCGGCGAAAAACTCAACACCACCGGAATGTTCGGATACGGCCAGTTCTTCCACGACGGAGAGAAAGCTCTGCTACTCAATCGGGCATTTGTAACGGTATGCCTCGGAGAATCCTATATCGACGGCATCGGAGAAGAGAGAACCGTAAAACTCCATCTTCGCAGCCTCTGGTACGAACCCGACCCTCTCACAGCAAAGGCGATACTCCATCTGGGGGAGTTTCTCGTTTCGGGCAGTGATCTGTGCATGGAGGCTCTGACACAGCTAAGCCAGGTGACGGATCGGGGGGTAATCATCTACAATGAGAAACTGAAACCTCTCGCCGCAAACGACATGGCAAAAACAATACTGGGACTTGATCTAAAACTCCTGCAGGAGTACTCTTTAAAACAGTTGGAGGAGTGGATCGTCGAACTCATGGAAGCCGCCGTAAGGGGAGAATACCGCACCCGGGTCGGGAGCATACTCGATCCGACATCGGGTGAAATGATGCCGCTGCGCATCGAGGTGGTTCCTCTGAAGAAGGATCATTTCATTCTGGGAGGGATCGCCTATATCTTTCCGGAAGGCATGCATGAGAGAGGATAA
- a CDS encoding methyltransferase, which yields MLFYQPEKGYRFNSDSIFLYDFASRFSPRGALLDVGSGVGVIGLLLARDFPVHLTMVEKQPMMAAYAARNIAASGIDAELVREDFLTFQPKGQFDFIVSNPPFYHPEVVQSEDENINACRYNTHLPIAPFFGKVKSLIAPRGRFVFCYDASQTAPLLSELEKVCLKAEDLRFVHPKADRPAKLVLVHARNNSRARTKVHPPFIVFAGKDYGEEAQKIFEKARTHTIKCQI from the coding sequence TTGCTGTTCTACCAACCGGAAAAGGGGTACCGCTTCAACAGCGACTCCATCTTTCTCTACGATTTCGCAAGCCGTTTCTCCCCACGCGGGGCGCTGCTCGACGTCGGTAGCGGTGTCGGGGTCATCGGCCTGCTGCTCGCCAGAGACTTCCCCGTGCACCTGACGATGGTGGAGAAGCAGCCGATGATGGCGGCATACGCCGCCCGCAACATCGCCGCATCGGGGATCGACGCCGAGTTGGTGAGGGAAGATTTTCTGACGTTTCAGCCAAAGGGGCAGTTCGATTTCATCGTCTCCAATCCGCCCTTCTACCATCCGGAGGTGGTGCAGAGCGAGGATGAAAACATTAACGCCTGCCGCTACAACACCCATCTGCCCATCGCCCCCTTTTTCGGGAAGGTGAAATCGCTCATCGCGCCCCGGGGGCGGTTCGTCTTCTGTTACGATGCCTCCCAGACGGCGCCGCTGCTTTCGGAGCTGGAAAAGGTGTGCCTGAAGGCGGAGGATCTGCGGTTCGTCCACCCCAAGGCGGACCGTCCGGCCAAGCTGGTGCTGGTGCATGCCAGGAACAACTCCCGCGCCAGGACGAAGGTCCATCCCCCCTTCATCGTCTTTGCCGGGAAGGATTACGGCGAAGAGGCGCAAAAGATATTCGAAAAAGCGAGGACCCATACGATAAAATGTCAGATCTGA
- a CDS encoding phosphoribosyltransferase encodes MFKDRVEAGERLADAVEALGPFDDPIVLALPRGGVPVGYEVAKRIGAPLDVIIVRKLGAPFNPEFAIGALVEGEPERVVLNEEAVYRLGVGKAYLDQVIAKEREEMHRRQARYRGEANPLENLEGKTVILVDDGIATGYTMKAALAAIREQRPRRIIVAVPVAPLDVLPEMKRLADEVVVLETPEPFWAVGAHYERFDQTSDEEVIELLQKAKKSGSGE; translated from the coding sequence ATGTTCAAAGACAGAGTGGAAGCGGGAGAGCGGCTGGCCGACGCGGTCGAGGCGTTGGGCCCGTTCGACGACCCCATTGTCCTGGCACTGCCCAGAGGCGGTGTTCCGGTGGGGTATGAAGTGGCGAAACGGATAGGCGCGCCGCTGGATGTCATCATCGTCCGCAAACTCGGCGCCCCCTTCAATCCCGAATTCGCCATCGGCGCCCTGGTAGAGGGGGAACCCGAAAGGGTGGTGTTGAACGAAGAGGCGGTCTACCGCCTCGGAGTGGGCAAAGCGTACCTGGACCAGGTTATCGCCAAAGAGCGGGAGGAGATGCACCGGCGCCAGGCGCGTTACCGGGGAGAAGCCAATCCTCTGGAAAATCTGGAGGGCAAAACGGTCATTCTGGTTGACGACGGCATCGCCACCGGATACACGATGAAAGCCGCCCTAGCGGCGATACGGGAGCAGCGGCCCAGACGCATCATCGTCGCCGTGCCGGTCGCACCCCTCGATGTCCTGCCGGAGATGAAACGGCTGGCGGATGAAGTGGTGGTACTGGAAACACCCGAACCCTTCTGGGCGGTAGGTGCCCACTACGAACGGTTCGACCAGACGAGCGACGAAGAGGTTATCGAATTGCTGCAGAAGGCGAAAAAATCGGGAAGCGGCGAGTAA
- a CDS encoding tetratricopeptide repeat protein, with protein sequence MSRYLSIALLSLLLLGGCATKQPETTGSAGSYKSFDKEDAYIVEALYYKEHGDYAKAYTLFHTLYEKTANPVYRVEAVKLLIASKRYEEARKELEAMIAKDPKNLLLHRLAAVAQLKLGRMDDALKTAQKLVALEPDNAQNIDLLASIYLAKGDNDEAFEAYKSYYDRHHDAATVVKMASILYHKIKAPDEAVRLLETHSKMVGCDENVCLFLAELYRQKGELEHLADVYARLYTATKTPEYAQKAAEIYAFKKEYAKAVDLLKSSHADDRLLLAIYKHTKAFRKAAKLALNLYEENNDPVWLAEYSILLYEGATKKSDPALLKKVIQNLSKALKEGVNDPLYLNYLGYLLIDHDLDVKWGVELVKKALKAEPDSAYYIDSLAWGYYKLGQCKAAYVEMKRVVDKLGAKDPEIKKHWNAIQHCRSTKK encoded by the coding sequence ATGTCCAGGTATCTGTCCATTGCCCTGTTGAGCCTCCTGCTGCTGGGCGGCTGCGCCACGAAGCAGCCCGAAACCACCGGAAGTGCCGGCAGCTACAAATCTTTCGACAAGGAGGATGCCTATATCGTCGAGGCCCTCTACTACAAAGAGCACGGCGATTACGCCAAAGCCTACACCCTTTTCCACACCCTTTACGAAAAGACGGCCAACCCCGTCTACCGGGTCGAAGCGGTCAAGTTGCTTATCGCGTCGAAGCGGTACGAAGAGGCGCGCAAAGAGCTCGAAGCGATGATCGCCAAAGATCCGAAAAACCTGCTGCTCCATCGGCTGGCAGCCGTGGCGCAGCTCAAGCTGGGACGCATGGACGATGCCCTCAAAACCGCGCAGAAACTGGTGGCACTGGAGCCCGACAACGCCCAGAACATCGACCTGCTCGCCTCCATCTACCTGGCCAAGGGTGACAACGACGAAGCCTTCGAAGCCTACAAAAGCTATTACGACAGACACCACGACGCCGCCACGGTCGTCAAGATGGCATCGATTCTCTACCACAAAATCAAAGCGCCGGACGAAGCGGTGCGCCTTCTGGAGACCCACAGCAAAATGGTCGGGTGCGACGAGAATGTCTGCCTCTTTCTTGCCGAACTTTACCGGCAGAAGGGGGAGCTGGAGCATCTGGCGGATGTCTACGCACGGCTCTACACGGCGACAAAAACTCCCGAGTATGCCCAGAAGGCGGCCGAAATCTACGCCTTCAAAAAAGAGTACGCCAAAGCGGTCGACCTGTTGAAGAGCTCCCATGCGGACGACCGGCTGCTTCTTGCCATCTACAAACATACCAAAGCCTTCCGGAAGGCGGCGAAACTGGCGCTAAACCTCTACGAGGAGAACAACGACCCCGTATGGCTCGCCGAATACAGCATTCTGCTCTACGAGGGTGCTACGAAAAAGAGCGACCCCGCCTTGCTCAAAAAGGTCATCCAAAACCTCTCCAAAGCCCTGAAGGAGGGTGTGAACGACCCCCTTTACCTCAATTACCTCGGATACCTGCTCATCGATCACGATCTTGACGTGAAGTGGGGGGTCGAGCTGGTCAAAAAGGCGCTCAAAGCGGAGCCCGATTCCGCCTACTACATCGACTCCCTCGCCTGGGGCTATTACAAATTGGGGCAGTGCAAAGCCGCCTATGTCGAAATGAAAAGGGTCGTCGACAAGCTGGGGGCCAAAGACCCGGAGATCAAAAAGCACTGGAATGCCATCCAACACTGCAGGAGCACGAAAAAGTGA
- a CDS encoding class I SAM-dependent methyltransferase, whose amino-acid sequence MREDKTRWDERYRTRAVPDEPSGLLMRHIGLLAGKKVLDVAAGTGRHAKILAEHGCLVDALEWSDVALARLGTIENVTPIEVDLDRGPYPEGPYDAIVCINYLNRNLYPYFSKALKKNGILLFETFVASEANEGAPGNPLWLLEKNELLRVFCHFYIFEYEERFVTREDGRRTLKAFLAARNVC is encoded by the coding sequence ATGAGAGAGGATAAAACACGCTGGGATGAGCGCTACCGCACCCGGGCCGTTCCCGACGAACCCAGCGGCCTGCTGATGCGCCACATCGGCCTCTTGGCCGGGAAAAAGGTTTTGGATGTGGCGGCGGGAACGGGACGCCATGCCAAAATTCTGGCGGAACACGGCTGTCTGGTGGATGCGCTGGAGTGGAGCGACGTCGCCCTCGCGCGGCTGGGCACCATAGAAAACGTCACGCCCATCGAAGTGGACCTGGACCGCGGCCCCTACCCCGAAGGTCCCTATGACGCCATCGTCTGCATCAACTACCTAAACCGCAATCTCTACCCCTACTTTTCGAAAGCATTGAAAAAGAACGGCATCCTGCTCTTCGAAACCTTCGTCGCTTCCGAAGCAAACGAAGGGGCTCCCGGCAATCCGCTCTGGTTACTGGAGAAAAACGAGCTTCTGCGGGTCTTCTGCCATTTTTATATTTTCGAATATGAAGAACGGTTCGTCACCCGTGAAGACGGGCGAAGAACGCTGAAAGCCTTCCTCGCCGCCCGAAATGTTTGCTAG
- the flgK gene encoding flagellar hook-associated protein FlgK translates to MASIFNALHIGYSGLKTSQIAIDTTGHNIANAQNPDYTRQRTVIAPNTPLHTTPGDIGLGAKISEIVRIHDEFVYKRLKNASTDNEYQQFRKETMDEISSYFPEIDKNGIYNGMQEYFKAWNDLAKNSDDSALKINLAQQTRTFAATIRDTTAQIASVQDSLDEQLKTAVDEINRLGKQIADLNVRINTDEVGGDHANDLRDQRDKLELALSKLVDIAVSKGDMQPQTDVDSHLIESGDAYHLSIGGSSFVDGPTFHPLVLDKKEGSRFHDVYYRRQDYVKFDITQYLHGGKVGAILSLRDGDIQSTVDDLDSFASSMAIYTNNLYASHATTRMTSDLTIDGTKTPENSELPIKKGSFLLKVYDIDGNVVAQRSIEIDPAADKFNDIVDKINDNTIDDNGDGVGGNDVDDFVEAAINSDGKFDISGKKTDEGYTFAIEEADGENPTLFAGVLGLERFFDGRDASRIGLNGALDENPTKIGGNMAPIAGDNSLANAMVELQYQKVDFFQPANSDKYHSSDTLSGFFRMSTTKVANTTAAVHSAAETSDALLNAVVDEFDSISKVDIDEELTNLMKYQTGYSASAKVITTIDQMIQTLLGIKQ, encoded by the coding sequence ATCGCCCCCAACACCCCGCTTCACACGACGCCCGGCGACATCGGCCTGGGGGCGAAGATTTCCGAAATCGTGCGTATCCACGACGAATTTGTCTACAAACGCCTCAAAAACGCTTCGACGGACAACGAATACCAGCAGTTTCGCAAAGAGACGATGGATGAAATCTCCAGCTACTTTCCCGAGATCGACAAGAACGGCATCTACAACGGGATGCAGGAGTATTTCAAAGCCTGGAATGACCTGGCCAAGAACAGCGACGACAGCGCCCTGAAGATCAATCTGGCCCAGCAGACGAGAACCTTCGCAGCGACGATCCGGGATACCACGGCCCAGATCGCTTCGGTTCAGGATTCGCTTGACGAGCAGCTGAAGACCGCCGTGGACGAGATCAACCGTCTCGGCAAGCAGATAGCGGACCTGAATGTCCGCATCAACACCGACGAAGTGGGAGGCGACCATGCCAACGACCTGCGGGATCAGCGTGACAAGCTGGAACTGGCTCTGAGCAAACTGGTCGACATCGCCGTCTCCAAAGGCGACATGCAGCCACAGACCGATGTCGACTCCCACCTGATCGAGTCGGGGGATGCCTACCATCTGAGCATCGGCGGCTCCTCTTTCGTCGACGGCCCCACTTTTCACCCGCTGGTCCTGGACAAAAAGGAGGGGAGCCGTTTCCATGACGTCTACTACCGGCGCCAGGACTATGTGAAATTCGACATTACGCAGTATCTGCACGGCGGCAAAGTGGGAGCCATCCTCTCCCTCAGGGACGGGGATATCCAGTCGACGGTGGATGACCTGGACAGTTTCGCTTCGTCGATGGCCATCTATACCAACAACCTCTACGCATCCCACGCCACGACGCGAATGACTTCGGACCTGACCATCGACGGTACGAAGACGCCGGAAAACAGCGAGCTTCCTATAAAGAAAGGGAGTTTTCTCCTGAAAGTCTATGATATCGACGGCAATGTCGTGGCACAGCGCTCCATAGAGATCGATCCGGCCGCCGACAAATTCAATGATATTGTCGATAAAATCAATGACAATACAATAGACGACAACGGAGACGGTGTCGGCGGCAACGATGTCGACGATTTCGTCGAAGCCGCTATAAACAGCGACGGGAAGTTCGATATCTCCGGCAAAAAGACGGATGAGGGGTATACGTTCGCCATCGAAGAGGCCGACGGGGAAAATCCGACCCTCTTTGCGGGGGTGTTGGGGCTGGAGCGTTTCTTTGACGGCAGGGACGCTTCCAGGATAGGCCTCAACGGAGCACTGGACGAAAACCCGACGAAAATCGGCGGCAACATGGCTCCCATCGCGGGAGACAACAGCCTCGCCAACGCGATGGTGGAGCTGCAGTATCAGAAAGTCGATTTTTTCCAGCCCGCCAATTCCGATAAATACCACTCCAGCGACACGTTGAGCGGTTTTTTCCGCATGAGTACGACCAAAGTGGCCAATACGACGGCGGCGGTCCACTCCGCCGCCGAAACCTCCGATGCCCTTCTCAATGCCGTGGTCGACGAATTCGACAGTATCAGCAAGGTCGACATCGACGAAGAGTTGACCAACCTCATGAAGTACCAGACCGGCTACAGCGCCAGCGCAAAGGTGATCACCACGATCGACCAGATGATCCAGACGCTCCTGGGCATCAAGCAGTAA
- a CDS encoding GatB/YqeY domain-containing protein, whose amino-acid sequence MSQLKERLQADLKTAMKEKDTFKRDVIRFVMSAIKQIEVDERKELTDADIEAILVKQIKQRNDAIEQFRSGGREDLVEQNEKELAILKSYLPEPMSEEEVREILKQIVEETGASGMKDMGKVMGAAKEKIGSRAEGRLINQIAKELLS is encoded by the coding sequence ATGAGCCAACTCAAAGAGCGACTTCAGGCCGACCTGAAAACGGCTATGAAAGAAAAAGATACCTTCAAGCGCGATGTCATCCGTTTTGTGATGAGCGCCATCAAGCAGATCGAAGTGGATGAGCGCAAAGAGCTGACCGATGCCGATATAGAGGCGATTCTGGTCAAGCAGATCAAGCAGCGAAACGACGCCATCGAACAGTTTCGCTCCGGCGGCAGGGAGGACCTGGTCGAGCAGAACGAAAAGGAGCTCGCCATCCTCAAGAGCTACCTGCCCGAACCGATGAGTGAAGAGGAGGTGCGTGAGATTCTGAAACAGATTGTCGAAGAGACCGGCGCCTCCGGCATGAAAGATATGGGCAAGGTGATGGGTGCCGCGAAAGAGAAGATCGGCAGCCGTGCCGAGGGGCGCCTCATCAACCAGATCGCCAAAGAACTTCTCTCCTGA
- a CDS encoding ABC transporter permease has protein sequence MKCPCISVAILAALFLFSFAGPLFYGVSPYDLHPDALLMPPSWHHPLGTDRLGRDLLARLMQGGQVSLVIGVGSALIAAFIGLIVGITAGYFRGGVDKAFVIVVDLFLTFPTFFLLLALVSYVEASVWVLIFVISVTGWMTMARMIRAESFAIAQKPFVKILKIAHVPTLKIILKYFAPLLAPIFFVSFTFGVGGAILSESALSFLGLGISPPQMSWGSLISEGKEVMEIAWWISFFPGLMIFFVTFSLMQISDYLQTRTNRKEIVT, from the coding sequence ATGAAATGTCCCTGTATCAGCGTCGCCATTCTGGCGGCCCTTTTTCTCTTCTCTTTTGCCGGCCCGCTCTTTTATGGCGTGAGCCCTTACGACCTCCATCCCGACGCTTTGCTGATGCCGCCTTCCTGGCACCATCCCCTGGGGACCGACAGGCTCGGCCGGGATCTGTTGGCACGGCTGATGCAGGGTGGGCAGGTCTCTCTTGTCATCGGGGTCGGAAGTGCCTTGATCGCCGCTTTCATCGGGCTCATAGTCGGCATTACCGCGGGCTATTTCAGGGGCGGGGTGGACAAGGCCTTCGTCATTGTCGTGGACCTCTTTCTCACCTTTCCCACCTTCTTTCTGCTGTTGGCGCTGGTCAGTTACGTCGAAGCCTCGGTATGGGTGCTGATATTCGTCATCTCAGTGACGGGATGGATGACGATGGCGCGGATGATCCGCGCAGAAAGCTTCGCCATCGCCCAGAAGCCCTTCGTCAAGATACTGAAAATCGCCCATGTCCCTACTCTCAAAATCATCCTCAAATATTTCGCGCCGCTGCTGGCGCCCATCTTTTTCGTCAGTTTCACCTTCGGCGTGGGCGGGGCCATTTTGAGTGAGAGTGCGTTGAGCTTCCTGGGACTGGGCATCTCCCCGCCGCAGATGAGCTGGGGCAGCCTCATCAGCGAAGGGAAGGAGGTGATGGAGATCGCCTGGTGGATCAGTTTTTTCCCGGGCCTGATGATCTTTTTCGTCACCTTCTCGCTGATGCAGATCTCCGATTACCTGCAGACCCGCACCAACCGCAAAGAGATCGTCACCTAA